A genomic stretch from Myripristis murdjan chromosome 12, fMyrMur1.1, whole genome shotgun sequence includes:
- the LOC115369346 gene encoding gastrula zinc finger protein XlCGF57.1-like, translating to MRIHTGEKPFPCSLCGTAFACKGYLKLHMTNHTGEKPFPCSLCGKGFTDKGHLKLHMRIHSGEKPFVCSPCGKGFAHKGTLNKHMRIHTGEKPFVCSLCGKGFARKGHLKKHMRIHTGEKPFVCSLCGKGFTDKGHLKLHMRIHTGEKPFPCSLCGTAFAQKGNLKQHMRIHTEEKPFPCSLCGKGFANKGALELHMRIHTGEKPFICSLCGKGFAQKGTLKLHMRIHTGEKPFVCSLCGKGFTDKGPLELHMRIHTGEKPFLCSLCGKGFTKKGDLNRHMRIHTGEKPFPCSLCGKGFTDKVHLKRHMRIHTGEKPFPCSLCGKGFTDKGHLKLHMRIHTGEKPFVCSLCGKGFTDKGHLKLHMRIHTGEKPFPCSLCGKGFTKKGDLNRHMRIHTGEKPFPCSLCGKGFTDKGHLKRHMRIHTGEKPFVCSLCGKGFAHKGNLNKHMRTHTGENL from the exons atgagaatccacactggagagaaaccattcccctgctcactctgtggtacagcgtttgcaTGTAAAGGATACCTCAAGCTACACATGACaaaccacactggagagaaaccattcccttgctcactctgtggtaaagggtttactgaCAAAGGACACCTCAAGCTACACATGAGAAttcacagtggagagaaaccGTTTGTCTGCTCAccctgtggtaaagggtttgcacaTAAAGGGACcctcaacaaacacatgagaatccacactggagagaaaccattcgtctgctccctctgtggtaaagggtttgcacGTAAAGGACACCTCAAgaaacacatgagaatccacactggagagaaaccgttcgtCTGCTCACTATGTGGAAAAGGGTTTACTGACAAAGGACACCTCAAg ctacacatgagaatccacactggagagaaaccgttcccctgctcactctgtggtacagcgtttgcaCAAAAAGGAAACCTCAAgcaacacatgagaatccacactgaagagaaaccgttcccctgctcactctgtggtaaagggtttgcaaACAAAGGAGCCCTCGagctacacatgagaatccacactggagagaaaccattcatatgctcactctgtggtaaagggtttgcacagaaaggaaccctcaagctacacatgagaatccacactggagagaaaccgttcgtctgctcactctgtggcaAAGGGTTTACTGATAAAGGACCTCTCGagctacacatgagaatccacactggagagaaaccattcctctgctcactctgtggtaaagggtttaccaAGAAAGGAGAcctcaacagacacatgagaatccacactggagagaagccgttcccctgctcactctgtggtaaagggtttactgaTAAAGTACACCTCAAgcgacacatgagaatccacactggagagaagccgttcccctgctcactctgtggtaaagggtttactgaTAAAGGACACCTCaagctacacatgagaatccacactggagagaaacccttcgtctgctcactctgtggtaaagggtttactgaTAAAGGACACCTCaagctacacatgagaatccacactggagagaaaccattcccctgctcactctgtggtaaagggtttaccaAGAAAGGAGAcctcaacagacacatgagaatccacactggagagaaaccattcccctgctcactctgtggtaaagggtttactgaTAAAGGACACCTCAAgcgacacatgagaatccacactggagagaaaccattcgtctgctccctctgtggtaaagggtttgcacataaaggaaacttaaacaaacacatgagaacccacactggagagaaccTGTAG